The genomic DNA agtgagtgactggtttagGACATgaaggagtgaatgagtgactgatagagggagtgagtgagtgactggtttagGACatgaaggagtgagtgagtgatgggtagaaggagtgaatgagtgactgagaaTGAGTAAGTGACTGGTTTAGGACatgaaggagtgagtgagtgatgggtagaaggagtgaatgagtgactggtaGAGGGAGTGACTGAGTAAATGGCCTTTTCACTGACCCCTCCATGTGGTATTTTTCCTCTAAGtccacctttgttttgttttccaccttctctttctctctctctccctcctcccctCCTCTGTTCTGAATAATGTCACTGTGTGAGGAGCTGTTAAATCTTCAGCAGTGAGACAGACTGAGATCGGCCTCTCTGAGCCCATGCCAGCGTGTGCCAGCCTGTGCCACACACCCTCTCAGGCGCTTTCCATACGGCTCGACCGCAGGGGGCTGAGCAAACTGCGCCTCACACTCAACAAACAATGTGAAACGGCAGTGTGAAAAGGGTGGGCTCATGTCAGATGCCATCACCCTTTTGCTTGTGCTTGAAATGCAAAATAACACTAATAGCGGTTGTAGCTAAGTGACTCTTATTGATGACATCCATCtcccccacgagccccacagcagtgttctccccctgtgtaaacagcccctgttcagaacgcccgctttcagcacctgttcctttaaatgataatgagccgctctctgttcaccccgaccccgagcgcacagcagtgaggagcgaggagcagaagctctggtttttagccgttttcactctgttctctttcttctccgtttttacttagtgctcttatttctccgcgctcgttgtgtctgtttcgctgagtttaacctcgtctttgcgctctcacataaacacgggtccagcgctgtgattggacagactcagacgagggggcggggccattctaaaatctctgcactcggcgtcagaagcggagcagaaccagaacgactcgttttatcccgtgtttcaCAGTGTGAGAGTTGGTGGGCTCCAAATTGATACACCGTAGAGTGTTTCTTATGTTCCCTTCATGTACATCTTACCACATCAGTCATAACATAAACAGTCCATGGTATTATAAGATGCTAGCTCATTATTCTGAGATACTTCGTCATAACTGTGACACGTCACCACATTTTTATCTTCGTCTAAAGTGGAGGAGGGAGTCTCCTCCCGAGGCctgttttctctgttgtaaaatgGACTGTGGACTTACAGTTTGAAGGTTGAGGGTGATCTGGGTCTGGTCTCGGGTTTCATGAGACTCTGTGCATGGGGAACATTTGTAGCATCACATTTCATGTTTTTGCTTCTGTAATCTGGGCACGTAGCTTCTCAGTCCCCTTTTGAATTAAATGTCATGGATGGGAGCATAAAGATATTAGTGTtttatgttttctctctctctctctctgtgtgtgtgtgtgtgtgtgtgtgtgtgtgtgtgtgtgtgtgtgtgtgtgtgtgtgtgtgtgtgtgtgtgtgtgtgtgtgtgtgtgtgtgtgtgtgtgtgttttggcagGATCCCATTTCATAAGTAGATTATGAGTCTAAACAGTATCTGGTTTTGACTCGATGCTGTATTTCTCTATTTCGATGTCATTGTGAGGAGCCCAGAGAAACGTGTTCGGAGTTAAACCAGGATTCGCTTTTCTCTTAAAGGCACTCATCATATGGAATGAGGAACATTGTTTAAATGTATTGCGTAAACGTTAAAGGAACAGTATgtcttatatttacattaaggttacagcttcagaatcactttgatgctccactgagctgtgatGAGTAGAATAGAGCCACTGTGACTGATATACagggctcagcacagcagacactgcactgtgtaccttttggaggagggtgggaaaccaaacccctcccagttgatttcagtacagtgctgtgaaaatgaATCTAAAATGCACTCTGTGTAAGTCTCTGTAAGAAActgaatgttgttgttttgatgtttaattaaaacaaaaatacccTTAAACACATAGATCCCTACATTTCTTTCAAAGTTAAAATAGGTTTTCATTTTGACCTGTCAACTCTGGGTTGTTCTTCATgacattaattattattgtctctctctctctctctctctctctctctctctctctctctctctctctctctttctctctttctatctctcctctctctctctttttctctttctatctctccttctctctttctatctctttctctctctttctgtctatctttctctttctatctctccctctcgttctctctttctctccctccctctctctctctctttctctctctctctttctctccctccctctctctctttctgtctctcattctctgtttctctctctctatctctctatccttctctctctctcttttctctttctatctctctctctcttctcttttttctctttctatctctctctctctgtttctctctctctctctctctctctctctctctctctctctctttctctctctctctctcccaccagGAATTGACTTTAAGATCAAAACAGTTGAGTTGCAAGGAAAGAAGATAAAGCTACAGATATGGTGAGTACAGATTAGGGCTGTGTAATCGTATCGTTCGCGATAACATCGTgatgatatatttttaaaaacgatATCGtgataattattatattctGATATTAatgactcagcacagcaactgttctgtatttgttttgttattatttactgtgaagtattaaGGTTAATTTTTGTGTAATTGTTTACGTAGTTCACACACTAAATTTCCCACACTCggttttgtgttatttattttaaaccaaatcagaatcttggtaaatcACTGATtacaaaaataagcaaatgtttgcagattctttttttttttttttttataatttctcctgattgaaaataatatctattaattatatttagtttattttgttgcagtagtgtgttcctgaaatgaataaaagtgtttttcagttttcttttcCTATCGCCAATAATATCGTTATCTCCAAAGcgccctgaaatatcgtgatactGTTTTAGGGGCGTATCGGCCGGCCCTAGTCCCGGTGACGTTCTGAAGTAGGAAATATAGAGCTTTACAGAGTCGTCCTAAACTCCATCGGGGACCTGGCTGCTTTAATTCAGGCCACAGATGAAGCAAATGAAGTGAATTCCTTGGCTCCTGTCTCCCGCTGCAGTGGGGCTGAGTATTTGGCGAATGAGGGATATGTGGTGGATTGGGAATGTGAGATATTTGGGAATCTGTggaagagagtcagaaactcaGAGCTCTTCAGGGGTTAGTTTCTCTAActcttaatgtttttgttttgtttatttcagggACACGGCGGGTCAGGAGCGGTTCCACACCATCACCACCTCCTACTACAGAGGAGCCATGGGCATCATGCTCGTGTACGACATCAGCAACGCAAAGAGCTTCGAGAACATCAGCAAGTGGCTCAGGAACATTGATGAGGTGCGTTTAGCCTTGTTATTGCCTTATATTACCACGTCTATGTCCACCTCCTCGTTTCTACACGGGgcaagacccccacagagcacggacgtggtggtggtgtgttagtgtgtgttgtgctggtgtagattggatcagacacagcagtgctgctggagtttttaaagcactCCTGATCAGTGAAGAGCAGGACTACACAGTGCATGTGGACCCTCAGGGTAGAGACAAGAATGTGGTAGTAATGTTATGACTCTGCTGGTTCCTGGTTCCTCCAGAAGAATACAGCGGTTCACCACATGTGCTTAGACCTCCACTGCTTTCCTTCCAGTTCCTTCTTACAGCATCTTCActctgagctctctctctgttcgaCTCTGTTTCTTCTTGTTGCTGACGTCAGGCTGTTTATCTTTCTCTGGACCTCCCAGTTACACGGTCAGAACAcgggggtcttgttcacgagcgAGGGAAAGACGGAGCGGgggattgacaggcggatcggtgcggCGTCAGCAGTAACGCGGGCTcggtaccggtccgttgtggtgaagagagctgagcagaaaagcaaagctttATCGATTTATAGTTCGATCTACGTCTCGACCCTCACCTAGGgacacgagctttgggtagtaaccgaaagaacgagatcgcgggtacgagcggctgaaatgagttttctccacagggcgtctggactctcccttagtcCACCGTctctgagagggagagagagatggagagagagaaacggtgagcgagacagagatagatggtgagagaaagagagagagaaagggaaacaaacagagaagggagagagagagagatggtcagATAGatggtgagagagacagagatagatggtgagtgagagagagagggggagagaaagggaaagagaggggagagagaaagacagagatagatggtgagagagagagagagagaaagggaaagagagaggggagagagagacggtCAGAGATAGatggtgagagaaagagagagagagagagagagagagaaagggaaacagagaaagagagaggggagagagacggtcagagagatggtgagagagagagagagaaagggaaacagagaaagagaggggagagagagacggtcagagagatggtgagagaaagagagagagaaagggaaacagagtgaaagacggtgagagagacagagaaagagtgatggtgagagagacagaaagggaaacagagagagagagaaagggggggagAGACGGAGTGAAAaagggaaacagagagagacggtgagagagacagagagagcgacagcACTTGTTTTCACTTTGGACATCAACCGAGCGTGTGATCTCACCTGGGATGCCCAAACGGCAGCGTACGACTACATTTCAGTTTACGTCGCGTGAACAACACAGCGTTCCTctaaaaagttacattttaaaaggttttaaatGTGAAGTGGTTGTGAAACCAGTGAAAAGCTACTCTTTCCAGATGCGTGTCGTGACGTTTCACTGTTGTCTCCGGTGTGTTTTTGCAGCACGCCAACGAGGACGTGGAGAGGATGCTGTTAGGCAACAAGTGCGACATGGAGGACAAACGGGTCGTACCAAAGGCTAAGGGagaacaggtgagtgtgtgtgtgtgtgtgtgtgtttccccaGTCACAGTGTGTCTCGGTACTGAACTGAGGCAGGGCCGTTTCAGTAAGAGCAGGATTAGTGGTTAGTGAGAGTCCGTTTTGGTTTGTTCTGAAACATAAAGAGAAACACTGACCAGCTGCACGCTTCTCGTAATGTCTCCTTTATAATTGGATTTATTGTGGTGTGAGAAACGATTAAAACAAACCATTGGAAGCATCGCGTCTGGCTCAGAATGTTGTGATGCGTCTCGTGTGTGGTGAAAGTGACCTGTTTGTTCATGTGTTTTCGGAGTGAACCGTGGACTGGTGTTGGGTCAGAGCCACTGTTTCAGaccaaatcattcattcagtatTCATTCTCCACTAAGCTCACTGACACAGTTTTAATTccttcattgtgtgtgtgtgtgtgtgtgtgtgaggatgatCTTAAAGTCATGGTGGTGATGGGTGTCTATTTGAGGACTGTTTACTTGAAGGTGCTGTTGTGCAACATGAACCACTTTACCCCACAATCATTTCCAAgttgtctctctcacacacacacacacagggagagagagagaacagagagagagagagggagagaacacagggagagagagagagagaacacagggagagagagagagagaacacagggagagagagagagagaacacagggagagagagagagagagaacacagggagagagagagagagagaacacagggagagagagagagagagaacacagggagagagagagagagaacacagggagagagagagagagaacacagggagagagagagagagaacacggagagagagagagaacacagggagagagagagagagaacacagggagagagagagagagaacacagggagagagagagagaacacggAGAGAGAAggaacacagacagagagagagcgagagagagaaagggaaccagagagagagagagacacacacacacttgccctGTCTGTTACCATTCTCACCATTCCtacaatgtatttttattataatttttaacatattattattatttatttactacataTAATGTTTTAACTGGTTCTTTTTATTGTTACAGTTCTAAGATTGTTGttaatgattataattaataatgaagTTAAGAAGGTGTTTTCCGTCTCCTGTGACGTCACTATCTCAGTGATAGACGTTTGTTTCTGGGCTGTGACGGAGTGTGAAGTTCTGAAACCCCGACCCCAACCCTCGACTGTGTTTTTGACCtgtcccctctttctctctctctctctctctctctctctctcgctctctctctctctctcctcgtgCCCAGATCGCCAGAGAACACGGAATCCGCTTCTTTGAGACGAGTGCGAAAGCCAACATCAACATCGAGAAGGCGTTCCTCACGTTAGCAGAAGACATCCTCAGAAAGGTACGAGTGTGTGAGGTCTCGGGAGGAACGTCAAACCTGCGATCGCCTGTAACTACGGACCACTGTGTTTACGTTCGCTCTGAACGGTCCCTCTCACATCTACACCGTGTGTCTGCAGCCGCCCCGAATACACGCCAAGCTCTGCCTCTAGAGAGAGCCttttaaagcagcagcagcagcctggACAGGAAGGGAGGGGTCAGGGTGGGGTGTTCAGGTGGTCGCAGTCTACACCTTCACCACTAGATGGCGAcaaatcttaattaattaattaacctcTCATCCCTATGGAGCGTCTCTCTCCGTCACACTGCTGGTAGGTTCTTGTGAAGGTGGAGGCTCTTGCTGCTGTaatctctaatgtgtgtgtgtgtgtgtgtttcagacacCTGTAAAAGAGCCCAACAGTGAAAATGTCGACATAAGCACTGGAGGTGGAGTCACGGGATGGAAGACCAAGTGTTGCAGTTGAacagtgtctgtctctctctctctctctctctctctctctctctctcatattcacacacacactctcaccaaaaacgcacgcagacacacacacacactcaccgccAACACACAGATTTTCTCTTCTTTCATCTCTTTCTCATTGTTTCACTCACATTTTTCCTGCTTTGTGTCtaactctctctcctctcacactcgttcaccctctctctctccctctctcagctctcctccatccctctctcgaTCTTCCACTCATCTGCTTGCTGACgatatcatttttatttcagaaagaaATGTATAGATAAAAAAAGAGGAATCATGTCACGTTTCttgtcatttgtttttaatggtttCAAATAACGAAAGATCGAAACGGAAACTCTTCAccactacatttttaaaagaaaggAAATAAAGACGGAAGCCTTTTTAAAGACTCTGCTCCATCGGTGTGAAGGTGAAACTAGCTGACTAACCCAGCCCGGCGTGAACGCTCAGcccgttgttgttgttgttttctgttgtgttttgtttgttttgtacgGTCTCTGGGTCTGTGGATGGGACGTTCTGTGTGTAGCTCTATGGTTCGTGTCGGGAGCTTTGTCTCTCTGGGGTTCGTCCTTTTtcttttggtttggtttgttttgttttgtttttctttctttcgtcCGGTGCCTTAACGTGGAGCCAAACGGCTTAAACTCCCATTCACCCCGAGCCCCTGACACGTCGcaacacgcacagacacacgcacgcacgcacgcacacacacacacacacacacacacactctcgtgtacacacacacactcccaaaaATCACCTCAGTAACTGTcacccaccccctccccacgTGGGTCTCGCAGAGGAACTCCGCGCCGCAACAGACTCAGTCCAACCGAAGAGAACGCCATTTATctgtagtttattttttttttctattaacagttatttctttcacatttgctattatttttgttgtttttgtttgtttcatatttGTTTGGCCACacccctttcctctctctctctctctctctctctctccggcatgccgtattttttttttcttttttttttttttttttcttttttgacttttattttgtaagttTGCATGCAGCGGACGTGGCTGTGCTGCTCATGCTCAGTCCTGGGGGGAGGGGGTTGTAGTTCTCTTTGGAAAATTCAACCAGTTTTGCAGATCCATTAAAGATAAGCTTGTTTAAGTTAAACGTTTGTCCCCTTTATTTATGAAGTGccttactctgtgtgtgtgtgagtgtgtgagagagagagatggagggagatagagggagacatggagacagatggagagaaaggTATGGAGGGAGATAtggggagagaaggagggacacatggagagagatagagggagacagatggaaagagatagggagagagaaggagggagacatggagagaacaaactgagtaaaatttaaaataaaatgctttaaaatatttaaaataagtaGGTGTTAATTATGTTGTAAACACTTCAGAGGTCGTTAATAACATTAATGACAGACAGAAAGTGCCTCAGTGACCTGTTTGTCTAAAGGCGagtgttatttgttatttattgcaCTACATTATCATTAATGCCTAAAAAGACACTGTTGGTGGTTAATTGAGTaataaatatgtgctgaagctgatgGGATTAGTGTCAGAGTGATTTTGATCTTTAACGATCTATTCTTTGCTCTAAAACTACTGTTATATAAAGACACATCTGCCGACTGTGTTTCATTGAGCTGTTGTCGCCCCCTGGTGGCAGAAAAGCTAACGTCGAGGTCAGAGGTCGTGTAGAGTCTAGCATTAATGTGTCCACACGAGTCTTAGCCCCATTAAAACTGAACGATATaatgtaaatacactgtaattATGAGGTACACTGTGTCTGCTTTAATTCAGGGGCTTTTTCTGGACCCATGTTTCCGGGCACGGTAAGTAACAGGACAGTGGCTTGACGTGCTAATCTTAGCAACATGAATGGCACGTGAATGCTAAATTGGGGGCTcgtggtgcattgtgggtagAGAGAAGAACACAATACGCAAAGGCAccgatcagccaaaacattaaaatcaccttgtttctacactcattgtccgtTGTCTCTGCTGCACTGGCCATAGAAGGTCACTGCAGTCCtgtatctgtggctctgcatactttgttatccccTTTTCCTCGTTCTTCAACGCTCAGGACCCCAAAAGAACAGGTATGATGagtgtggtggtgttagtgtgtgttgtgcagctgagagtggatcagacacagcagtggatactggagttttaaaccaCTCTGTGTCACTGGACACCAagccgacagtgtcctgtgtccactgactagaggacgaccaacacaaactgaagCTCTCCTGTCTCTGACCTTTCATCTATAAATTGATaatctacaataataataataataataatctttattTGTATAAAGATTATAGcaacatttatccaaaaaaattCAGcccaggtttcctccgggtgactgtctgtgaggagtgtggtgtgttctccctgtgtctgcgtgggtttcctacgggtgactgtctgtgaggagtgtggtgtgttcccccagtgtccgcgtgggtttcctccaggtgactgtctgtgaggaatgtggtttgttctctgtgtccgtgtgggtttcctccgggtgactgtctgtgaggagtgtggtgtgttctctctgtgtccgcgtgggtttcctccgggtgactgtctgtgaggagtgtggtgtgttctccctgtgtctgcgtgggtttcctccgggtgactgtctgtgaggagtgtggtgtgttctccctgtgtctgcgtgggtttcctctgggtgactgtctgtgaggagtgtggtgtgttctctctgtgtccgcgtgggtttcctccgggtgaatgtctgtgaggagtgtggtgtgttcccccagtgtccgcgtgggtttcctccaggtgactgtctgtgaggaatgtggtttgttctctctgtgtccgcgtgggtctcctccgggtgactgtctatgaggagtgtggtgtgttctctctgtgtctgcgtgggtttcctccgggtgactgtctgtgaggagtgtggtgtgttctccctgtgtctgcgtgggtttcctccgggtgactgtctgtgaggagtgtggtgtgttctccctgtgtctgcgtgggtttcctccgggtgactgtctgtgaggagtgtggtgtgttctccctgtgtctgcgtgggtttcctctgggtgactgtctgtgaggagtgtggtgtgttctctctgtgtccgcgtgggtttcctccgggtgaatgtctgtgaggagtgtggtgtgttcccccagtgtccgcgtgggtttcctccaggtgactgtctgtgaggaatgtggtttgctctctctgtgtccgcgtgggtttcctccgggtgactgtctgtgaggagtgtggtgtgttctctctgtgtctgcgtgggtttcctccgggtgactgtctgtgaggagtgtggtgtgttctccctgtgtctgcgtgggtttcctcctggtgctccggtttcctcccacagtccaaaaacacacgttggtaggtggattggcgaatcaaaagtgtccgtaggtgtgagtgaatgtgtgtgagtgtgtgttgccctgtgaaggactggcgccccctccagggtgtgttcctgccttgcgcccaatgattccaggtaggctctggacccaccgcgaccctgaacaggataagggttCCAGatattgaataaatgaatgaatgaatgcaattaaatttatgatttaaaaaagggaaaaaattaTAAAGGAGAAACAAAGTATAGTGCAATGAATGAGGTTAAAAACATTCAAGATTATAGTCATTTATAAAACCTGAAAAATAAAAGCGTTTGACCCTTTGAGATTTAGCACCTTATAAAAGTAGACcagtgagggaggagtgtctcacagagtggacagagagtggacacagggtttaaaaactccagcagcactgctgtgtctgatccactctacaccagcacaacacacactaacacaccaccaccacgtcagtgtcactgcagcgctgagaatgatccaccaccacatcacacctgctctgtgggggtcctgattaTTAATGGGTGAATATAGTGCTGCAGGACACGGAGACGTTACACAGATGTTTCCCAGTTCCAGGAACACACAAAGATTTCCCAGAAGAGAAACCCCTGAATTTGAAGCGGGACGGTCAGGTGTCTTCAAACTATGTGACCatgatatatttgtgtgtgtgtgtgtttgtgtgtgtgtgtgtgtgtggttctagtgtcatttgtgtttgtttaaagcgGACTGACCCCATGAGGATGAACTATTAACCAATCCCAGCGCAGGAGGCgtgagggggcggggcattGCAGAGTACGGGTGGGACTAGAAATCTCAGTTCACCAGCTTTATTTCTCTCTAtataccttctctctctctctctctctcctttccactctctcttttccttctctctctctctctctctctctctctctctctctctgtctctgtgaatACGGGTGTGAAAGAAAGCGTGGGGAAACAACTTTCGCCGTCAAACCTCCTCCTTCtttcaccccccacccctctctctctctctctctctctctctctctgagtgttgaGGATGGCTGTGTGGCTCGGTGGTGTCGGCGGCGGCGGTGTGCGCGGTGTTTGTCCCCGTTTCTCGGCGCTGTTCCCGGGCTGCTGTTCTCCGTGATGAGGGCTGGAGGATGGAGCTGCTGGCGGCTGTGTCCTGGAGCTCCGTGGCGCTGCCGCTGGACGCGGTCGTGGCAAAATTCCGGCTCCCTGCGCTGGTCAAACTCGGCCAAGGTAAACTTCCTCCTCaccttcatcctcctcctccttctcatcctcatcatcatcagctcAGACACAAACTCTGGCAAACTCACTACAGCCATCTGTCCCTGTTGCGGTATTTTGTTGTTATAATTATTCTTTGTGACGTCACAACGCCCGAGCTTTCCCAACGGCGAAAGTTACTTCTTGTAacattgtgatgatgatgaggatccTCCTCCTGCTCGTTCTGGTCGTTTGCCCATGCTCATGTTGAGCTCGGTTCACTCTGCATTCATTTCTGTGTTCTCTGCGCTGAAGATTTTGTTGGACTaatctgtgacatcacaaacagcACTTGTGATATCACAGAGATTACGATCTTACACTAGTTACGCTTTGCTTTTTATCGTTTTTGTTCGAAGCACCAGAAACAAAAGCAAACCCCATGGGAGATTCAACGAGCAGATTCAAAAAGAGTGCAGCTGACG from Hoplias malabaricus isolate fHopMal1 chromosome 7, fHopMal1.hap1, whole genome shotgun sequence includes the following:
- the rab10 gene encoding ras-related protein Rab-10 codes for the protein MAKKTYDLLFKLLLIGDSGVGKTCVLFRFSDDAFNTTFISTIGIDFKIKTVELQGKKIKLQIWDTAGQERFHTITTSYYRGAMGIMLVYDISNAKSFENISKWLRNIDEHANEDVERMLLGNKCDMEDKRVVPKAKGEQIAREHGIRFFETSAKANINIEKAFLTLAEDILRKTPVKEPNSENVDISTGGGVTGWKTKCCS